In a single window of the Methanofollis ethanolicus genome:
- a CDS encoding FeoA family protein, which translates to MTQKKLTEMEYGESGFVIELHGSRHDLNCLGIRKGKRLEMITRQPIKGPVVVLAEGVEVAMGLEIAARVVVEV; encoded by the coding sequence ATGACGCAGAAAAAACTGACAGAGATGGAATATGGCGAGAGCGGGTTTGTCATCGAACTTCATGGTTCCCGTCACGATTTAAACTGCCTTGGAATCAGAAAAGGGAAACGCCTGGAGATGATCACCCGACAACCGATCAAGGGGCCGGTGGTCGTCCTTGCGGAAGGGGTCGAGGTCGCCATGGGCCTTGAGATCGCCGCCCGGGTTGTGGTCGAGGTCTAA
- a CDS encoding FeoB small GTPase domain-containing protein: protein MNQKDQNIHTVLMVGNPNVGKSALFNRLTGAEAVVSNYPGTTVDVMRGTLVEGGTTYEIIDVPGAYSLEPRDAAEDVAVRILKEHPEAVVLLVLDATRLERGLYLGFEVIERGAPVVVVLNMMDAARAKSIAIDARRLQNLLGVPVVQTSATIGEGIKDLAGALRKAQTADIDAIAARSNGSSPETARLSGCSGCAGCGGCQ from the coding sequence ATGAATCAGAAGGACCAGAATATCCATACCGTCCTGATGGTCGGTAACCCCAATGTCGGCAAGAGCGCTCTCTTCAACAGACTCACCGGCGCCGAGGCCGTCGTCTCCAATTATCCGGGCACGACCGTCGACGTCATGAGGGGCACCCTCGTCGAAGGCGGCACGACCTACGAGATCATCGACGTGCCGGGCGCCTACTCGCTCGAACCGCGGGACGCCGCCGAAGACGTGGCCGTCCGTATCCTGAAAGAACACCCTGAGGCCGTCGTCCTCCTCGTCCTCGACGCCACACGCCTGGAACGTGGGCTGTACCTGGGCTTCGAGGTGATCGAGCGGGGCGCACCGGTGGTCGTCGTCCTCAATATGATGGACGCAGCCCGCGCGAAATCGATTGCAATCGACGCCCGCCGCCTGCAGAACCTCCTCGGCGTCCCGGTCGTCCAGACCTCGGCCACGATAGGCGAGGGGATCAAGGACCTGGCAGGAGCGCTCAGGAAGGCGCAAACCGCTGATATCGACGCGATCGCCGCACGATCAAACGGCTCGTCGCCTGAGACCGCCCGCCTGAGCGGGTGTTCAGGCTGCGCTGGGTGCGGGGGGTGCCAGTGA
- a CDS encoding nucleoside recognition domain-containing protein, with amino-acid sequence MGLTADQRWDLVDLVARKVVSTGVSRRGLADALGDLTVKPLTGLPVALAVLYAFWSIFCSFAGDLVTDGFMVKFFDNHWLPWLQSVWPDPDSIHYFLFVGDPLADNCFEAFGVLTSGLFVSIGVVLPAVLIFYLTMTLLEDSGYLPRLAVLADTFLHKIGLHGYAIVPTILGLGCNVPAVTATRVLETKKQRFLMMTLLAIFVPCGAQLGIMLAVIPESVGWVMLYLVLGFGIFGFLLDRLIPGENPEILIDVPPYRWPTCENVGKKLWNRTKGFLKEAIPFVWLGILIVNLLYLAGVIQALSTLLAPLFVTWFGVPAETVAPLIAAFLRKDLAVAQLSTIAMTPYQMITSVVLISIYFPCVATFVVMLREGWKQLLAAIAVLAVVVFAYGGAIHGIGILLGVA; translated from the coding sequence ATGGGACTCACCGCAGACCAGCGCTGGGACCTCGTCGACCTGGTCGCCCGCAAGGTCGTCTCGACCGGCGTCTCGCGCCGCGGCCTTGCCGACGCCCTCGGCGACCTCACCGTCAAACCACTCACCGGCCTGCCGGTCGCCCTTGCCGTCCTGTATGCCTTCTGGAGCATTTTCTGCTCGTTCGCCGGCGACCTGGTCACTGACGGCTTCATGGTCAAGTTCTTCGACAACCACTGGCTCCCCTGGCTCCAGAGTGTCTGGCCCGACCCGGACAGCATACACTACTTCCTCTTCGTCGGCGACCCCCTTGCTGACAACTGTTTCGAGGCCTTCGGCGTCCTGACCTCAGGACTCTTCGTCTCCATAGGCGTCGTCCTCCCGGCGGTGCTCATCTTCTACCTGACCATGACGCTCCTGGAGGACTCGGGGTATCTGCCGCGGCTCGCCGTCCTGGCCGACACCTTCCTCCACAAGATCGGGCTCCACGGCTATGCGATCGTCCCGACGATCCTGGGCCTCGGGTGCAATGTCCCGGCCGTCACCGCGACCAGGGTGCTGGAGACGAAGAAGCAGCGTTTCCTGATGATGACGCTCCTTGCAATCTTCGTCCCGTGCGGTGCGCAACTCGGCATCATGCTCGCCGTCATCCCCGAATCGGTGGGCTGGGTGATGCTGTACCTCGTGCTCGGTTTCGGGATCTTCGGTTTCCTCCTTGACCGCCTGATCCCGGGGGAGAACCCCGAGATCCTCATAGACGTCCCGCCGTACCGCTGGCCGACATGCGAGAACGTGGGGAAGAAGCTCTGGAACCGGACAAAAGGTTTCCTCAAGGAGGCGATCCCCTTCGTATGGCTGGGTATCCTCATCGTCAATCTCCTGTACCTCGCCGGCGTGATCCAGGCGCTCTCCACTCTGCTGGCGCCCCTCTTCGTCACCTGGTTCGGGGTACCGGCCGAGACTGTCGCGCCGCTGATCGCCGCCTTCCTCAGGAAGGACCTTGCGGTCGCACAACTCTCCACCATCGCCATGACGCCGTACCAGATGATCACGTCGGTCGTCCTCATCTCCATCTACTTCCCCTGCGTGGCCACCTTCGTGGTCATGCTCCGTGAGGGCTGGAAACAGCTCCTGGCAGCCATTGCGGTCCTTGCTGTGGTCGTCTTCGCATATGGCGGGGCGATCCATGGCATCGGCATCCTCCTCGGGGTGGCATAA
- a CDS encoding metal-dependent transcriptional regulator, with the protein MTTLTRKAEDYLEAILNVSLEKGYARTKDVAGELDVSPSSVVEMFQKLDAMGLVEYRRYEGVTLRPDGERIARVIKSRHDTLKSFLMLIKVPEDVADKDACFMEHELHPETIEQIGILVEYFGKGGCPAGTLEHFSAFCIKSRFEKRHR; encoded by the coding sequence GTGACAACCCTCACCAGAAAGGCCGAAGATTATCTGGAGGCGATCCTGAATGTCTCCCTTGAAAAGGGCTATGCCCGTACGAAGGACGTCGCAGGTGAGCTCGACGTCAGCCCCTCCAGCGTCGTGGAGATGTTCCAGAAACTCGACGCCATGGGCCTTGTGGAGTACAGGCGGTACGAGGGAGTAACCCTCAGGCCTGATGGGGAGAGGATCGCGCGGGTGATCAAGTCACGGCACGACACCCTCAAGTCCTTCCTGATGCTCATCAAGGTGCCCGAGGACGTCGCCGATAAGGATGCGTGTTTCATGGAACACGAACTCCATCCTGAGACCATCGAGCAGATCGGAATATTGGTCGAATACTTCGGCAAAGGGGGCTGTCCTGCAGGAACACTTGAGCACTTCTCAGCGTTCTGCATAAAGTCCCGCTTCGAGAAACGCCACCGATGA
- the zupT gene encoding zinc transporter ZupT — protein MMIDPASVWVAFGLTLLAGLSTGIGSLAALFTNRTNTRALSVGLGFSAGVMIYVSFVEFLPLAQEGLGVWQTAAAFLGGMTAVAVLDRLVPFPQNPHEVRRVEEICDQAGRGCGSAGLYRTGIVTAGAIALHNMPEGMATFSSALLDPGLGVAIAVAIAIHNIPEGIAVSVPIYYATGSRVQAIGYSLLSGLAEPVGALIAFFLLSPYMGAALSGAIFAVVAGIMVFVALDELLPAAREYGEAHLSIYGLIAGMALMAVILAAM, from the coding sequence ATGATGATTGATCCCGCCTCTGTCTGGGTGGCCTTCGGCCTGACCCTGCTCGCCGGCCTCTCGACCGGCATCGGAAGCCTTGCCGCCCTCTTCACCAACCGGACAAACACCCGTGCGCTCTCGGTGGGTCTCGGCTTCTCGGCCGGGGTCATGATCTATGTCTCTTTTGTGGAGTTCCTCCCTCTCGCGCAGGAGGGCCTCGGTGTGTGGCAGACCGCGGCCGCCTTTCTTGGTGGCATGACCGCCGTTGCCGTGCTCGACCGCCTCGTCCCCTTTCCCCAGAACCCCCACGAAGTCAGGCGGGTGGAGGAGATCTGCGATCAGGCCGGGAGGGGGTGCGGGTCTGCCGGACTCTATCGGACAGGCATCGTCACCGCCGGTGCGATCGCCCTCCATAACATGCCCGAGGGCATGGCGACCTTCTCCAGCGCACTCCTCGACCCCGGCCTCGGGGTCGCGATCGCGGTCGCGATCGCGATCCACAACATCCCGGAGGGCATTGCGGTCTCCGTACCGATCTACTACGCGACAGGGAGCAGGGTGCAGGCCATCGGCTACTCCCTCCTCTCCGGACTTGCCGAACCTGTCGGCGCCCTGATCGCCTTCTTCCTCCTCTCCCCGTATATGGGTGCCGCACTGTCAGGCGCCATCTTCGCGGTGGTCGCGGGCATCATGGTCTTTGTCGCCCTTGACGAACTCCTCCCGGCAGCGCGGGAATACGGGGAGGCACACCTCTCGATCTATGGACTGATCGCCGGGATGGCCCTGATGGCCGTGATACTGGCGGCGATGTGA
- a CDS encoding phospholipase D-like domain-containing protein has translation MLVFYDLFFVPVLFLGHNYHRERLFKAKAEDDARVQALIAAQMKSLAEGEISFRDPRLKTYLGMVLMLMRNNWAFLTVNNRVTVYTDGEEKFAALLDAIAGVRDFVHIEYYIIRDDALGRRVVGAALTEKAQQGVEVRLLVDGPGCARLPRDFFDAFVGAGGRLARFFPSVVPYLNPRMNCRNHRKIAVIDGRVGFVGGFNIGDEYLGKGAYLKLINSAQRSVYLQTPYFVPDGSVADALRIAALSGVDVRVMIPCKPDHPFVYWASYSCIGELLEAGVRAYTYERGFIHAKTIVVDGLAASVGSANWDERSFRLNFETNAFVYDPAVAGRLHEIFLADIRNCSELTSAVYAARGRVIKVKESVSRLFSPLL, from the coding sequence ATGCTCGTCTTTTATGATCTCTTCTTTGTCCCTGTCCTCTTCCTCGGCCACAATTATCACCGGGAACGCCTCTTCAAGGCGAAGGCTGAGGACGACGCCCGTGTCCAGGCCCTGATCGCCGCGCAGATGAAGAGCCTTGCCGAAGGGGAGATCTCCTTCAGGGATCCCCGTCTGAAGACCTACCTGGGCATGGTCCTGATGCTGATGCGGAACAACTGGGCCTTTCTCACGGTCAACAACAGGGTGACCGTCTACACGGACGGCGAGGAGAAATTTGCCGCCCTCCTCGATGCCATCGCCGGGGTGCGGGACTTCGTCCATATCGAGTACTACATCATCAGGGACGACGCCCTCGGGCGCCGGGTCGTCGGCGCCGCCCTCACGGAGAAGGCGCAGCAGGGCGTCGAGGTCCGCCTCCTCGTCGACGGCCCGGGGTGCGCGCGACTGCCCCGCGACTTCTTCGACGCCTTTGTCGGTGCCGGCGGCCGTCTCGCCCGTTTCTTCCCCTCGGTCGTCCCGTACCTGAACCCCAGGATGAACTGCCGCAACCACAGGAAAATCGCGGTCATCGACGGCAGGGTGGGCTTTGTCGGCGGCTTCAATATCGGGGACGAGTACCTGGGGAAGGGGGCCTATCTCAAACTGATCAACTCGGCACAGAGGTCGGTCTATCTCCAGACTCCGTACTTCGTGCCCGACGGGAGCGTCGCCGACGCCCTGCGGATCGCCGCCCTCTCCGGTGTGGACGTGCGGGTCATGATCCCCTGCAAACCAGACCACCCCTTCGTGTACTGGGCGAGTTACTCGTGTATCGGGGAACTGCTGGAGGCCGGGGTGCGGGCGTACACCTATGAGCGCGGCTTCATCCATGCAAAGACGATCGTCGTCGACGGCCTTGCGGCCTCAGTGGGGAGCGCGAACTGGGATGAACGGAGTTTCAGGTTGAACTTCGAGACAAACGCCTTCGTCTACGACCCCGCGGTGGCCGGGCGCCTCCACGAGATCTTTCTTGCGGACATCCGGAACTGCAGCGAACTCACCTCTGCTGTCTATGCAGCCCGCGGACGGGTCATCAAGGTGAAGGAGTCGGTCTCCCGCCTCTTCTCGCCTCTCCTCTGA
- a CDS encoding PHP domain-containing protein — protein sequence MRIRFERPDPAAIRERGYTPADLHVHSSYSDAPTPVRALLAQAERLDIGLAITDHNEVRGVAEALERRPEALVVPGMEVSTADGPHILLYFPMLSGLQDFYAREIRERKGKSPYLAVRLTAEELVERGKNYDCLITAAHPFGYFFLDKGLLKCTAKHAIDPAVAGQVDALEVICGGMGRALNRQAADEAVRTGQGMTGGTDSHLLGHLGGVVTCCQADTAEEFIEEIRRKRSHVIGEETGAFGKVLTGGAILGEFLPYAVPSLQVHYEQNMPRLKRYFTRRRE from the coding sequence ATGAGAATACGCTTTGAACGTCCCGACCCTGCCGCGATCAGGGAGAGGGGATACACCCCCGCGGACCTCCATGTCCACTCCTCGTACTCGGACGCACCAACGCCTGTGCGGGCACTCCTCGCACAGGCAGAAAGACTTGACATCGGCCTCGCCATCACCGACCACAACGAGGTCCGCGGCGTCGCGGAGGCGCTGGAGCGGCGGCCAGAGGCCCTCGTCGTACCCGGCATGGAGGTCAGCACCGCGGACGGGCCGCACATCCTCCTCTACTTCCCGATGCTCTCCGGCCTGCAGGACTTCTATGCCCGCGAGATCAGGGAGAGGAAGGGGAAGAGTCCGTACCTCGCGGTGCGCCTGACCGCGGAGGAACTGGTGGAGAGAGGAAAAAACTATGACTGCCTCATCACCGCGGCACATCCCTTCGGCTATTTTTTCCTCGACAAGGGCCTCCTGAAGTGCACGGCAAAGCATGCCATCGACCCCGCGGTGGCCGGGCAGGTCGACGCCCTCGAAGTGATCTGCGGGGGCATGGGTAGGGCCCTGAACAGGCAGGCGGCCGACGAGGCGGTCCGCACAGGCCAGGGGATGACCGGCGGTACCGATTCCCACCTCCTCGGCCACCTCGGCGGGGTTGTCACCTGCTGCCAGGCCGACACGGCCGAAGAGTTCATCGAAGAGATCAGGCGGAAGAGGAGCCATGTCATCGGCGAGGAGACAGGCGCGTTCGGCAAGGTCCTCACCGGCGGCGCGATCCTGGGAGAGTTCCTGCCGTACGCGGTCCCCTCCCTCCAGGTCCACTACGAGCAGAACATGCCCAGGCTGAAGCGCTATTTTACACGCCGGCGTGAATAG
- a CDS encoding ArsR/SmtB family transcription factor, producing the protein MDDDLCTVRCIHQDAVEEAREHLIDDQTSQAVAGIFKLFGDPTRVRILSALNGREICVCDLSALLGMSQSAVSHQLRLLRGAKVVTFRREGKVAYYALADDHVTDLLRAGAAHAQE; encoded by the coding sequence ATGGATGACGACCTCTGCACGGTCAGGTGCATCCACCAGGATGCCGTCGAGGAGGCAAGGGAGCACCTCATCGACGACCAGACCAGCCAGGCCGTCGCCGGGATCTTCAAGCTCTTCGGTGACCCCACCAGGGTCAGGATCCTCTCGGCCCTGAACGGCAGGGAAATCTGCGTCTGCGATCTCTCGGCCCTGCTCGGGATGAGTCAGTCGGCGGTCTCCCATCAACTCCGCCTGCTGCGCGGGGCAAAGGTGGTGACCTTCAGGAGGGAGGGGAAGGTGGCCTACTATGCCCTTGCTGACGACCACGTGACCGACCTGCTCAGGGCGGGGGCCGCACATGCACAGGAGTGA
- a CDS encoding M20/M25/M40 family metallo-hydrolase: protein MDVSALCRDLVRIRSENPPGDTRDVAEYIHAFLLESGIESVVVSRDGRRCNLIAPGHNPGLLLVGHLDVVPAIPTGWRHPPFEGVEEEGYIWGRGSSDMKGGCAALLTALRRVAGEGDAPSCQVVFVCDEETGGCHGMEYLLAKDVLRPCDTLIAEPTPRLSPCIGQKGLARLSLSFSGEPGHSSLYPEIGRSAIMEAHALISFLQEIHEREYPVSGEMEEIIARSSGVLEGIFGTQGLDRVLRRVMFNPGVISGGEKANIVAERCDLDLDLRIPWGCTTGEVVSEIASHAPSARMKATSTSEPSFTPPSATIATRISSEIGRVYGEEAVPIFQWAASDARHLRKAGFPTVEYGPGEIKTIHGIDERVSIPSLKCAEEIYRGLILSYC from the coding sequence ATGGACGTTTCCGCTCTCTGCAGGGACCTCGTCAGGATCCGGAGCGAGAACCCTCCCGGCGACACCCGCGATGTCGCTGAGTACATCCATGCCTTTCTGCTGGAGAGCGGGATCGAGAGTGTCGTCGTCTCCCGGGATGGGCGGCGCTGCAACCTGATTGCACCCGGCCATAACCCGGGCCTCCTCCTTGTCGGCCACCTCGACGTTGTCCCGGCCATCCCGACAGGGTGGCGCCACCCCCCCTTCGAGGGCGTCGAGGAGGAGGGGTATATCTGGGGGCGGGGATCGAGCGACATGAAAGGGGGATGCGCGGCCCTTCTCACCGCCCTACGGCGTGTCGCCGGCGAAGGGGACGCACCCTCCTGTCAGGTCGTCTTTGTCTGCGACGAGGAGACCGGCGGGTGTCATGGCATGGAATATCTCCTTGCAAAGGACGTGCTTCGGCCCTGCGACACCCTCATCGCCGAACCAACGCCCCGCCTCTCCCCCTGCATCGGGCAGAAGGGACTGGCGCGGCTCTCCCTCTCCTTTTCCGGCGAACCCGGCCACAGTTCCCTGTACCCGGAGATCGGGCGGAGCGCGATCATGGAGGCGCACGCGCTCATCTCTTTTCTCCAGGAAATCCATGAACGAGAGTACCCGGTGAGCGGCGAGATGGAGGAGATCATCGCCCGGTCGTCCGGGGTGCTCGAAGGGATCTTCGGGACACAGGGACTCGACCGTGTCCTGCGCCGCGTGATGTTCAACCCCGGCGTCATCTCCGGTGGGGAGAAGGCAAATATCGTTGCCGAGCGCTGCGACCTCGACCTCGACCTGCGCATCCCGTGGGGGTGCACGACCGGGGAGGTCGTCTCAGAGATCGCGTCGCATGCGCCCTCAGCGAGGATGAAGGCGACCTCGACCTCCGAACCCTCCTTTACGCCGCCGTCTGCCACGATTGCCACGCGCATCTCTTCAGAGATCGGGCGCGTGTACGGGGAAGAGGCCGTCCCTATCTTCCAGTGGGCGGCGAGCGATGCCAGGCACCTGAGAAAGGCCGGGTTCCCGACAGTGGAGTACGGCCCGGGAGAGATAAAAACGATACATGGCATCGACGAGCGGGTTTCTATTCCTTCGCTCAAGTGCGCCGAAGAGATCTACAGAGGTCTCATTCTCTCGTATTGTTGA